A genome region from Passer domesticus isolate bPasDom1 chromosome 27, bPasDom1.hap1, whole genome shotgun sequence includes the following:
- the LOC135286845 gene encoding feather keratin 1-like isoform X1, whose amino-acid sequence MAVLTETKTQPGAFGRTVCFGDESVGKLLPLCSACGPGAVQEQYKSRTFSSLSHPLLQLHLVGNKVHLQPQAMSCYSPCRPCQPCGPTPLANSCNEPCVRQCQDSHVVIEPSPVVVTLPGPILSSFPQNTAVGSSTSAAVGSILSSQGVPINSGGFGLSGLGSGLCGSRCFPC is encoded by the exons ATGGCAGTGTTGAcagaaaccaaaacacaacCCGGGGCATTTGGGAGGACAGTCTGCTTTGGAGATGAGTCTGTAGGAAAATTACTGCCCCTGTGCAGTGCCTGTGGGCCTGGGGCGGTGCAGGAGCAGTATAAAAGCAGGACCTTCTCCTCACTCTCCCATCCACTCCTTCAGCTCCATCTTGTTGGGAACAAG GTGCATCTGCAGCCCCAAGCCATGTCCTGCTACAGCCCGTGccggccctgccagccctgtggcccCACCCCACTGGCCAACAGCTGCAATGAGCCctgtgtcaggcagtgccaggactCCCACGTGGTCATCGAACCCTCCCCTGTGGTGGTGACCCTGCCTGgccccatcctcagctccttcccacagaACACCGCCGTGggatcctccacctctgctgctgttggcagcatcctcagctctcagggagtGCCCATCAACTCTGGAGGCTTTGGCCTCTCTGGCCTGGGCAGTGGCCTCTGTGGCTCCAGGTGCTTCCCCTGCTga
- the LOC135286845 gene encoding feather keratin 1-like isoform X2: protein MSCYSPCRPCQPCGPTPLANSCNEPCVRQCQDSHVVIEPSPVVVTLPGPILSSFPQNTAVGSSTSAAVGSILSSQGVPINSGGFGLSGLGSGLCGSRCFPC from the coding sequence ATGTCCTGCTACAGCCCGTGccggccctgccagccctgtggcccCACCCCACTGGCCAACAGCTGCAATGAGCCctgtgtcaggcagtgccaggactCCCACGTGGTCATCGAACCCTCCCCTGTGGTGGTGACCCTGCCTGgccccatcctcagctccttcccacagaACACCGCCGTGggatcctccacctctgctgctgttggcagcatcctcagctctcagggagtGCCCATCAACTCTGGAGGCTTTGGCCTCTCTGGCCTGGGCAGTGGCCTCTGTGGCTCCAGGTGCTTCCCCTGCTga
- the LOC135286656 gene encoding feather keratin Cos1-2-like, with product MSCYSPCRPCQPCGPTPLANSCNEPCVRQCQDSTVAIQPSAVVVTLPGPILSSFPQNTVVGSSTSAAVGSILSSQGVPISSGGFGLSGLGSGLCGIRGLPC from the coding sequence ATGTCCTGCTACAGCCCGTGccggccctgccagccctgtggcccCACCCCGCTGGCCAACAGCTGCAATGAGCCctgtgtcaggcagtgccaggactCCACCGTGGCCATCCAGCCCTCGGCCGTGGTGGTGACCCTGCCCGggcccatcctcagctccttcccacagaACACCGTGGTGggatcctccacctctgctgctgttggcagcatcctcagctctcagggagtgcccatcagctctgggggctttggcCTCTCTGGCCTGGGCAGTGGCCTCTGTGGCATCAGGGGCCTCCCctgctga